The proteins below are encoded in one region of Microscilla marina ATCC 23134:
- a CDS encoding tetratricopeptide repeat protein — MQNLAKYIVIITLLMCQACSKSSEAFLEKGRTFMQEGNFKEAVRYFNWAVEKDAQSYAAFNARGAAYFSLKDYDNALLDFNQSIKLNDKDYKAFMNRGNVRRETNDLKGALADYTQALPLNNNVPDLYLNRGVVNAQLQNYDAALKDFNEVIKRNKQNKNAYYNRGNILYTQKKFKEAIADFRTAVQLDARFAKALYALGMAELLADKKEDACMHLKQAANLNHPQADGKVIEYCK, encoded by the coding sequence ATGCAAAATTTAGCCAAATACATAGTTATTATTACCCTGCTGATGTGTCAGGCATGTAGCAAATCATCGGAGGCATTTTTAGAAAAAGGACGTACATTTATGCAAGAAGGTAACTTTAAAGAAGCAGTGCGTTATTTTAATTGGGCAGTAGAAAAAGATGCACAAAGCTATGCCGCTTTTAATGCCAGAGGTGCCGCTTATTTTAGCCTGAAAGATTATGACAATGCCTTGTTAGACTTTAACCAGTCTATAAAGTTAAACGATAAAGATTATAAGGCGTTTATGAACCGAGGCAACGTAAGACGTGAAACCAACGACTTAAAAGGTGCTTTGGCAGACTATACCCAAGCCCTTCCATTGAATAATAATGTGCCTGATTTGTACCTAAACCGAGGGGTAGTAAATGCCCAACTGCAAAACTACGATGCAGCTTTGAAGGACTTTAATGAAGTAATCAAAAGAAATAAGCAAAATAAAAACGCCTATTACAACCGAGGCAATATTTTGTACACTCAAAAAAAGTTTAAAGAAGCTATTGCTGATTTTAGAACAGCAGTACAACTAGATGCCCGCTTTGCCAAGGCTTTGTATGCTTTAGGTATGGCCGAACTGTTGGCAGACAAAAAAGAGGATGCTTGTATGCACCTTAAGCAAGCCGCCAACCTGAATCATCCTCAAGCAGATGGAAAAGTAATCGAATATTGTAAGTAG
- the floA gene encoding flotillin-like protein FloA (flotillin-like protein involved in membrane lipid rafts), whose protein sequence is MEPTFIAILVASIIGFFAFMYFVPVNLWITAIFSGVKVNLFQLVFMRIRRVPPSTVVNSLITATKAGLELTADDLETHYLAGGHVPSVIRALISANKANIQLSFKQATAIDLAGRNVFEAVQTSVTPKVINTPPVAAVSQDGIQLIAKARVTVRTNIAQLVGGAGEDTIIARVGEGIVTSIGSSGNHKEVLENPDGISKLVLAKGLDAGSAFEILSIDIADIDIGENIGAKLQTEQAQADLKIANAKAEERRAMAVANEQEMIAKAQEARAKVIEAEAEIPKAISSAFNNGNLGIMDYYRMKNIEADTDMRDSISKGEGG, encoded by the coding sequence ATGGAACCAACATTTATTGCCATTTTGGTGGCATCCATAATAGGCTTTTTTGCCTTTATGTATTTCGTACCTGTCAATCTCTGGATTACAGCAATATTTTCTGGAGTAAAGGTAAACCTCTTCCAACTGGTTTTTATGCGTATTAGACGGGTGCCCCCCAGCACTGTAGTCAACTCGCTGATTACCGCTACTAAAGCAGGTTTGGAGCTTACCGCTGATGATCTTGAAACACACTACTTGGCAGGTGGGCATGTACCATCAGTTATTCGTGCCTTGATTTCAGCAAACAAAGCTAATATTCAGCTTTCGTTTAAGCAAGCTACAGCCATTGACCTGGCTGGTCGTAATGTATTTGAAGCTGTACAAACCTCTGTAACACCTAAAGTAATCAATACTCCACCAGTGGCAGCTGTGTCGCAAGATGGGATTCAATTGATTGCCAAAGCCAGGGTAACCGTAAGAACCAACATTGCCCAATTGGTAGGAGGAGCTGGTGAAGACACCATTATAGCCAGGGTAGGCGAAGGTATCGTAACCTCTATTGGTTCTTCGGGCAACCACAAAGAAGTACTTGAAAATCCAGACGGTATATCAAAACTAGTATTAGCAAAGGGCTTAGATGCAGGTAGTGCTTTTGAGATTTTATCTATTGATATTGCCGATATAGATATAGGAGAAAACATTGGGGCAAAGTTACAAACTGAACAAGCCCAAGCAGATCTGAAAATTGCCAACGCCAAAGCCGAAGAGCGACGGGCAATGGCGGTAGCCAACGAGCAGGAAATGATTGCTAAAGCCCAGGAAGCCCGCGCCAAAGTAATTGAAGCCGAAGCAGAGATTCCTAAAGCTATTTCGTCGGCATTCAACAATGGTAATTTAGGTATTATGGATTACTACCGAATGAAAAACATAGAAGCCGATACCGATATGCGTGACTCTATCTCTAAGGGAGAAGGAGGTTGA